From Myxococcales bacterium, the proteins below share one genomic window:
- the dnaK gene encoding molecular chaperone DnaK, which yields MDKVIGIDLGTTNSCVAIVENGNPVVIPNRGGYKTTPSMVAVTEAGKRLVGHIAKRQAITNAENTVYAAKRLIGRKWTSPQVKNAVATSSYKVVEGPHNDVRIVLRDKEFSVPEVSAMILQEMKVIAEDYLGEPVSKAVITVPAYFNDNQRQATKDAGEIAGLEVIRIINEPTSAALSYGYGRNVEKTVAVYDFGGGTFDISILEIAGNGVFKVIATAGDTFLGGEDVDARVIDWLVQGFKDEHDIDLRQDRMALQRLKDAAEKAKCELSSVNEAEVNLPFIITSSRNEALHLQRTLTRQVLEELADDLIARTVDICRQTLEDARLEKDEVEEILLVGGMTRMPKIQQAVAKFFEREPSKGVHPDEVVALGAAIQGAALVDDKQEMILLDVTPHALGIMTFGNYFEELIPANTTVPTQRQKIFTTSRDNQTAVKILVMQGDSTKAEDNELLGEFILTGLRRAPKGTVEIEVTFEINADGIVSVRAKDLETGLEQSIQVTATSGLTRDEIKAMIDNAKDELVDRRTSEEFESAKQEAEKTIAQIEELFPQVQQVVASSDFGRDAIEKAKGIVAKARQAIEKRDAAAVKEQLEGLMRTHRMFKGVVAKT from the coding sequence ATGGACAAAGTGATCGGTATCGACCTCGGCACGACCAACTCGTGCGTGGCCATCGTGGAGAACGGCAACCCGGTCGTCATCCCGAACCGTGGCGGTTACAAGACGACGCCGTCGATGGTGGCGGTCACCGAGGCCGGAAAGCGGCTCGTGGGCCACATCGCGAAGCGGCAGGCCATCACGAACGCCGAGAACACGGTCTACGCGGCCAAGCGCCTCATCGGGCGCAAGTGGACGTCGCCCCAGGTCAAAAACGCCGTCGCCACGTCGAGCTACAAGGTCGTCGAGGGCCCGCACAACGACGTGCGCATCGTCCTCCGCGACAAGGAGTTCAGCGTCCCCGAGGTGTCGGCCATGATCCTCCAGGAGATGAAGGTCATCGCCGAGGACTACCTCGGGGAGCCCGTCTCCAAGGCGGTCATCACGGTCCCCGCGTACTTCAACGACAACCAGCGGCAAGCCACGAAGGACGCAGGCGAGATCGCGGGCCTCGAGGTCATCCGCATCATCAACGAGCCCACGTCCGCGGCCCTCTCGTACGGCTACGGGCGAAACGTCGAGAAGACGGTGGCCGTGTACGACTTCGGCGGCGGCACGTTCGACATCTCGATCCTGGAGATCGCGGGGAACGGCGTCTTCAAGGTCATCGCGACCGCGGGAGATACCTTCCTCGGAGGCGAGGACGTCGACGCGCGCGTCATCGACTGGCTCGTGCAGGGCTTCAAGGACGAGCACGACATCGACCTTCGTCAAGATCGGATGGCTCTCCAGCGTCTCAAGGACGCCGCCGAGAAGGCCAAGTGCGAGCTGTCGAGCGTGAACGAAGCCGAGGTGAACCTCCCCTTCATCATCACCTCGAGCCGCAACGAGGCCCTTCACCTCCAGCGCACGCTCACCCGCCAGGTGCTCGAGGAGCTCGCCGACGATCTCATCGCCCGGACGGTCGACATCTGCAGGCAAACCCTCGAGGATGCACGCCTCGAGAAGGACGAGGTCGAGGAGATCTTGCTCGTCGGCGGCATGACCCGCATGCCCAAGATCCAGCAGGCCGTCGCCAAATTCTTCGAGCGTGAGCCCTCGAAGGGCGTGCACCCGGACGAGGTCGTGGCGCTCGGCGCGGCCATCCAGGGCGCGGCGCTCGTAGACGACAAGCAGGAGATGATCCTGCTCGACGTGACGCCGCACGCGCTCGGCATCATGACGTTCGGCAACTACTTCGAGGAGCTCATCCCGGCCAACACCACCGTGCCGACGCAGCGCCAGAAGATCTTCACGACGAGCCGCGACAACCAGACGGCCGTGAAGATCCTCGTCATGCAGGGCGACTCGACCAAGGCCGAGGACAACGAGCTCCTCGGAGAGTTCATCCTGACGGGGCTTCGAAGGGCTCCCAAGGGCACGGTCGAGATCGAGGTGACCTTCGAGATCAACGCCGACGGCATCGTGTCCGTCCGCGCGAAGGATCTCGAGACCGGCCTCGAGCAGTCGATCCAGGTGACCGCGACGAGCGGCCTCACCCGCGACGAGATCAAGGCGATGATCGACAACGCCAAGGACGAGCTCGTCGACCGCCGCACCTCGGAGGAGTTCGAAAGCGCGAAGCAAGAAGCCGAGAAGACGATCGCGCAAATCGAGGAGCTCTTCCCGCAGGTCCAGCAGGTCGTCGCGTCGAGCGACTTCGGCCGAGACGCCATCGAGAAGGCCAAGGGCATCGTCGCGAAGGCTCGTCAAGCGATCGAGAAACGCGACGCCGCGGCCGTGAAGGAGCAACTCGAGGGCCTCATGCGCACCCACCGCATGTTCAAGGGCGTGGTCGCAAAGACCTGA
- a CDS encoding DnaJ domain-containing protein — MATLVPRVRAGVDVRTLPLDPTDGFVLTRIDGVTPVHAIAQMTGLPEFSVSASVEKLKGLGAVDLIDPAAPPPNVPPPPPAASAPDVTHKANASTAGRSQRYPEEELDEPDVDLERDHRRQVLDLFYDLDDLDHYTLLGLTREADKKSIKRAYYDLAAKLHPDRFFRKKLGSFKSKMEVVFARITSAHDTLTDKQAKADYDAYLGDVVNTRALEAQLARAQEEIRLAKEQVEAQARAAAEAAAAMAAERAPSPSTQDLELKARREALARRLGRPAVPPAPGSRPDVARAAPEAQSAARSRSVEENRDTLRRMYEDRLKAAQKAQAQKYADLGRAALSNNDPVAAANALRMAVSFEEGDSALKELFEQTEARAASVLIETYLKAAQYEERSERFAEAARSWSKVSQLRPTDAVPADAAARCLLAAKGDLHEAARLAQHAISVAPQTTKYRVTLANIYLAANLVLAAKRELENAARVDPKSTVVSELLKRLPKPT, encoded by the coding sequence GTGGCAACCTTGGTTCCCCGCGTGCGCGCCGGGGTCGACGTCCGCACGCTCCCCCTCGACCCGACCGACGGCTTCGTGCTGACGCGTATCGACGGCGTGACCCCCGTCCACGCGATCGCGCAAATGACCGGCTTGCCCGAGTTCAGCGTGTCGGCTTCCGTCGAGAAGCTGAAGGGCCTCGGGGCGGTCGATCTCATCGATCCGGCCGCGCCCCCTCCGAACGTCCCCCCCCCCCCGCCCGCAGCCTCCGCCCCCGACGTGACCCACAAGGCCAACGCGTCGACGGCCGGACGTTCGCAGCGCTATCCCGAAGAGGAGCTCGACGAACCGGACGTCGACCTCGAGCGGGACCATCGCCGCCAGGTGCTCGACCTCTTCTACGACCTCGACGACCTCGACCACTACACGCTGCTCGGGCTCACACGCGAAGCCGACAAAAAATCCATCAAACGCGCGTACTACGACCTCGCCGCGAAGCTCCACCCCGACAGGTTCTTCCGAAAGAAGCTCGGTAGCTTCAAGTCGAAGATGGAGGTCGTGTTCGCGCGCATCACGAGCGCCCACGACACCCTCACCGACAAACAAGCCAAGGCCGACTACGACGCCTACCTCGGCGACGTCGTCAACACACGCGCCCTCGAAGCGCAGCTCGCCCGCGCCCAAGAAGAAATCCGCCTCGCCAAAGAGCAGGTCGAGGCTCAGGCACGCGCCGCCGCCGAGGCCGCCGCGGCCATGGCCGCCGAACGAGCTCCCTCCCCCTCCACCCAAGACCTCGAGCTCAAGGCCCGCCGCGAGGCCCTCGCCCGAAGGCTCGGCCGTCCCGCGGTCCCCCCGGCCCCTGGCTCGCGCCCGGACGTCGCTCGAGCGGCCCCCGAGGCCCAGAGCGCCGCACGGTCTCGCTCGGTCGAAGAGAACCGGGACACCCTGCGGAGAATGTACGAGGATCGGCTGAAAGCCGCGCAGAAGGCCCAGGCTCAGAAGTACGCCGATCTCGGCCGCGCCGCCCTCTCCAACAACGATCCCGTGGCGGCTGCCAACGCGCTGCGCATGGCGGTCTCGTTCGAGGAGGGCGATTCCGCGCTGAAGGAGCTCTTCGAGCAGACCGAGGCGCGCGCGGCCTCGGTCCTGATCGAGACCTACCTCAAGGCGGCCCAATACGAAGAGCGCAGCGAGCGTTTCGCCGAGGCCGCGCGGTCCTGGTCGAAGGTGAGCCAACTCCGACCGACGGACGCCGTGCCCGCAGACGCCGCCGCCCGATGCCTGCTCGCCGCCAAAGGAGACCTCCACGAGGCCGCTCGGCTCGCCCAGCACGCCATCTCGGTGGCCCCTCAGACCACGAAGTACCGCGTCACGTTGGCCAACATCTACTTGGCCGCGAACCTCGTCCTCGCGGCGAAACGCGAGCTCGAGAACGCCGCCCGTGTCGACCCGAAGAGCACGGTCGTCTCGGAGCTCCTGAAGCGCCTACCGAAGCCCACCTGA
- a CDS encoding sigma-70 family RNA polymerase sigma factor → MATYDEAEREKERERDRALVARAQAGDKGALGELLRLYGPLLYRSVLLPRLGSEAAAHDALAETYEKVVAKIGSFEWQNVGFFPWLRVVALRVALDALRARKRLVVWDADDVQREVDATATSTPLDQKVSDTHDREVVKRKLHAALGAINPRYAEAIRLRVLDEVPREEVAARMGVTPATFDVLLHRATAALKKALGAPPLDESATSSPGKTESPTKDRSHG, encoded by the coding sequence GTGGCGACCTACGACGAGGCCGAGCGAGAGAAAGAACGGGAGCGCGACCGCGCCCTCGTCGCTCGCGCCCAAGCCGGAGACAAGGGCGCGCTCGGCGAGCTCCTCCGCCTCTATGGTCCCCTCCTCTACCGGTCGGTCTTGCTCCCTCGCCTCGGCTCCGAGGCGGCGGCCCACGACGCGCTCGCCGAAACCTACGAGAAGGTCGTCGCCAAAATCGGCTCCTTCGAGTGGCAAAATGTCGGGTTCTTTCCATGGCTTAGGGTCGTCGCACTGCGCGTCGCGTTGGACGCTCTCCGCGCCCGAAAGCGGCTCGTGGTGTGGGACGCCGACGACGTGCAGCGCGAGGTGGACGCCACCGCGACGAGCACCCCGCTCGACCAGAAGGTCTCGGACACGCACGACCGCGAGGTCGTCAAACGCAAGCTCCACGCGGCCCTCGGTGCCATCAACCCGCGGTACGCCGAGGCGATTCGCCTCCGGGTGCTCGACGAGGTCCCGCGCGAGGAGGTGGCGGCGCGGATGGGGGTCACTCCCGCGACGTTCGACGTGTTGCTCCATCGGGCGACGGCAGCGCTGAAGAAGGCGCTCGGCGCTCCCCCTTTGGACGAAAGTGCGACATCATCTCCCGGCAAGACCGAGAGCCCGACGAAGGACAGGAGCCATGGCTGA
- a CDS encoding insulinase family protein, which produces MPSPSFVRPLALFAVGLSVGLSSFSAGVAVAAPEAPSKPPEPSAVRELLPFTKETLPNGLRVIFHVDHTVPTAVVNLSYRVGSRFEPKRRTGFAHLFEHLMFMGTKRAPTKAFDAWMEASGGWNNAWTSEDRTDYYDVGPSQVLPLLLWLEADRLGELGPLMTREKLDAQREVVRNERRQTSENQPYGKADLRLPELLFPEGHPYHHPVIGSHADLEAASVDDVKQFFATHYTASNASLVVAGDFDPVATRALVVRYFGGLPTVPRASDPGLPKDAPKLSSVVRETMTDAVELPRVTFAWPSPKHFAKGDAELDVLAQVLAGTKASRLTERLVFKEKLAQRVEAYQASGALESRFVVEVTARPGASLSTLEAHVAEELERVRTKDATEAEVSRAKVGIETSLMTRLESVRERASLLNAYEEETGDPGYLSKDLARYRAVTSRDLRETAASTLSKSAHVVLTVLPAPEKATADRGGR; this is translated from the coding sequence ATGCCCTCGCCGTCGTTCGTGCGCCCACTCGCCCTCTTCGCGGTCGGTCTCTCGGTCGGCCTCTCCTCCTTCTCGGCAGGGGTCGCCGTCGCCGCCCCGGAGGCGCCCTCGAAGCCCCCCGAGCCCTCCGCCGTGCGGGAGCTCTTGCCCTTCACGAAGGAGACCCTCCCGAACGGCCTTCGGGTGATTTTCCACGTGGACCACACGGTCCCAACCGCGGTCGTCAACCTCTCGTACCGGGTCGGCTCCCGGTTCGAGCCGAAGCGGCGCACGGGCTTCGCCCACCTGTTCGAGCACCTCATGTTCATGGGAACGAAGCGCGCCCCGACGAAGGCGTTCGACGCGTGGATGGAAGCCTCCGGCGGCTGGAACAACGCGTGGACGAGCGAGGATCGGACCGATTACTACGACGTCGGGCCTTCGCAGGTGCTGCCGCTCCTCCTCTGGCTCGAGGCCGACAGGCTCGGTGAGCTCGGCCCGCTCATGACCCGCGAAAAGCTCGACGCCCAACGCGAGGTGGTCCGTAACGAGCGCCGTCAGACCAGCGAGAACCAGCCCTACGGAAAGGCGGACCTCCGCCTCCCCGAGCTCCTCTTTCCGGAGGGCCACCCGTACCACCACCCCGTCATCGGCTCTCACGCCGACCTCGAGGCGGCCTCGGTCGACGACGTGAAGCAGTTCTTCGCGACGCACTACACGGCGTCGAACGCCTCGCTCGTGGTCGCCGGGGACTTCGACCCCGTGGCGACGAGGGCCCTCGTGGTCCGGTACTTCGGGGGGCTGCCGACCGTGCCTCGCGCGTCCGATCCCGGGCTGCCGAAGGACGCCCCGAAGCTCTCGAGCGTGGTGCGCGAGACGATGACCGACGCCGTCGAGCTCCCTCGGGTGACGTTCGCGTGGCCGTCGCCCAAGCACTTCGCCAAAGGGGACGCCGAGCTCGACGTTCTGGCGCAGGTCCTGGCGGGGACGAAGGCGAGCAGGCTCACGGAACGCCTCGTATTCAAAGAGAAATTGGCTCAACGGGTGGAGGCGTATCAGGCCTCCGGAGCGCTCGAGTCGCGGTTCGTCGTCGAGGTGACGGCGCGGCCCGGCGCGAGCCTCTCGACCCTGGAAGCGCACGTGGCCGAGGAGCTCGAGCGCGTCCGAACGAAGGACGCCACGGAGGCCGAAGTGTCGCGTGCGAAAGTCGGCATCGAGACGTCGCTCATGACGCGCCTCGAGAGCGTTCGCGAGCGGGCGAGCCTCTTGAACGCGTACGAAGAGGAGACGGGCGACCCCGGGTACCTCTCCAAAGACTTGGCGCGCTACCGCGCGGTGACGTCTCGTGATCTTCGCGAGACGGCGGCTTCGACGCTCTCGAAGAGCGCGCATGTCGTGCTCACCGTCCTCCCGGCACCCGAGAAGGCCACGGCGGATCGAGGTGGGCGATGA
- a CDS encoding insulinase family protein — MSLRFGAVATVLVLSLAACEPMAPPSAKAPLPFAPPPKPAPTAVASPDVLGERPVPERPPAYVPPAPVVVTTKSGLTVWLLERHTLPIVSVSVVVPGGASVDPPGKEGLASLVANLLDEGAGGKGALELARTFEALGAQVKTGAVADYSFAQLTVLRRNLGAALVPFSDVVARPSFTAADFTRVKELWANDLRARKNDPGEVARVAGLRVRYGADHPYGHPTDGTPRGAAAIALNDVRDLYGKTFRPERTTLVVVGDVDRKALEDELLPAFGSYVGARGATLAAPALPEVAPRRRVVVVDRPDAPQSVVSLVLPGLAAQLPDAPVLSRANVALGGSFTSRLNQDLREERGITYGASSRLSFARGPGMFVAQASVETSKTGEATKALLADVAAYATDGPTSEEAEKTRLVGRAELVEGYEGVASAAARLARMAGIGEAPDYEARAAKLRDGATVEALKKVAREHLDPARAAIVIVGPKDKVLPQIEPLGLGPVEVLVVE, encoded by the coding sequence ATGAGCCTCCGCTTCGGCGCCGTCGCGACGGTCCTCGTCCTTTCCCTCGCGGCCTGCGAGCCGATGGCACCGCCGTCGGCCAAGGCCCCCCTCCCGTTCGCTCCGCCGCCGAAGCCCGCGCCGACCGCGGTCGCTTCGCCGGACGTGCTCGGCGAGCGCCCGGTGCCGGAGCGCCCTCCTGCCTACGTTCCGCCCGCGCCGGTGGTCGTCACGACGAAGAGCGGCCTCACGGTGTGGCTGCTCGAGCGTCACACGCTCCCGATCGTGTCGGTGTCGGTCGTCGTGCCGGGCGGAGCTTCGGTCGATCCGCCCGGAAAAGAGGGCCTCGCGAGCCTCGTCGCGAACCTGCTCGACGAGGGGGCGGGGGGCAAGGGAGCCCTCGAGCTCGCGCGGACGTTCGAGGCGCTCGGGGCGCAAGTCAAGACCGGCGCGGTCGCCGACTACTCGTTCGCGCAGCTCACCGTCCTCCGGCGAAACCTCGGCGCGGCGCTCGTGCCCTTCTCCGACGTCGTGGCGCGCCCGTCGTTCACCGCGGCCGATTTCACCCGCGTGAAAGAGCTCTGGGCGAACGACCTCCGCGCCAGGAAGAACGATCCGGGCGAGGTGGCGCGGGTGGCCGGGCTGCGGGTTCGGTACGGCGCCGATCACCCCTATGGGCACCCGACGGACGGGACCCCGCGCGGCGCGGCGGCCATCGCCTTGAATGACGTGCGCGACCTCTACGGGAAGACCTTTCGCCCGGAGCGGACGACCCTCGTCGTGGTCGGCGACGTGGACCGAAAAGCGCTGGAAGACGAGCTCCTCCCCGCGTTCGGGAGCTACGTCGGCGCGCGTGGCGCGACCCTCGCCGCTCCGGCGTTGCCCGAGGTCGCGCCGAGGCGCAGGGTCGTCGTCGTCGACAGGCCCGACGCCCCGCAGAGCGTCGTCTCGCTCGTGCTCCCGGGGCTCGCGGCCCAGCTCCCCGACGCGCCGGTCCTCTCGAGGGCGAACGTCGCGCTCGGCGGGTCCTTCACCTCACGCCTCAACCAAGACCTCCGCGAGGAGAGGGGCATCACGTACGGCGCGAGCTCGCGGCTCTCGTTCGCTCGTGGCCCGGGGATGTTCGTCGCGCAGGCCTCGGTCGAGACCTCCAAGACGGGCGAGGCGACCAAGGCCCTCCTGGCGGACGTGGCCGCCTACGCGACCGACGGTCCGACGAGCGAGGAGGCCGAAAAAACGAGGCTCGTGGGGCGCGCCGAGCTCGTCGAGGGGTACGAGGGCGTGGCCTCGGCCGCGGCGCGCCTCGCGCGAATGGCGGGCATCGGCGAAGCCCCGGACTACGAGGCGAGAGCTGCCAAGCTGCGCGACGGCGCGACCGTCGAGGCCCTCAAGAAGGTCGCCCGAGAGCACCTCGACCCAGCGCGCGCCGCCATCGTGATCGTCGGCCCGAAAGACAAGGTCTTGCCCCAGATCGAGCCGCTCGGGCTCGGCCCTGTCGAGGTCCTCGTCGTCGAGTGA
- the rpsP gene encoding 30S ribosomal protein S16 codes for MAVHIRLARAGAKKKPFYRIVVTDHRSPRGGRFLENIGTFDPSREGSFTVDADRLAYWTGTGAQPSDTVLGLIKAQKKAAAAAAK; via the coding sequence ATGGCCGTTCACATCCGTCTTGCCCGCGCGGGCGCCAAGAAGAAGCCCTTTTACCGCATCGTCGTGACCGATCACCGGAGCCCCCGTGGCGGCCGGTTCCTCGAGAACATCGGCACCTTCGACCCGTCGCGTGAGGGCTCGTTCACGGTGGACGCCGACCGTCTCGCCTACTGGACGGGCACCGGCGCCCAGCCGTCCGACACGGTCCTCGGCCTCATCAAGGCCCAGAAAAAAGCGGCCGCCGCGGCTGCCAAGTGA
- a CDS encoding KH domain-containing protein has translation MPLKELIRSIAVELVDHPEKVVVTEIAGENNSLIELRVAKEDVGKVIGKEGRTAQSMRTLLSAMSTKLGRRAHLDIVD, from the coding sequence ATGCCCCTGAAAGAGCTGATTCGATCGATTGCCGTCGAGCTCGTCGACCACCCCGAGAAGGTCGTGGTCACCGAGATCGCGGGCGAGAACAACAGCCTCATCGAGCTCCGCGTCGCCAAAGAAGACGTGGGCAAGGTCATCGGAAAAGAAGGGCGCACCGCGCAGTCCATGCGTACGCTCCTCTCGGCGATGTCCACGAAGCTCGGGCGGCGCGCCCACCTCGACATCGTCGACTGA
- the rimM gene encoding 16S rRNA processing protein RimM yields MISPEAWVPLAEVARPHGVRGELRLRLFNKDSDVLLEQDEVLVRLTDGEEHEVSVDFARRADQAILMKLHSVDDRDRAEEIRGALICVKRASFPQLGEGEFYTCDALGAEVWVEEAGKEPVRLGHVRDIVSYPSVDTLVVRADDGGTDYEVPLVAAFVSTADVARGRFVVETMEGLERPQPKAPKPPPKPREKRAKAE; encoded by the coding sequence ATGATTTCGCCCGAAGCCTGGGTCCCGCTCGCCGAGGTCGCTCGCCCACATGGGGTGCGTGGAGAGCTGCGCCTCCGACTCTTCAACAAAGACAGCGACGTCCTCCTCGAGCAAGACGAGGTGCTCGTGCGCCTCACGGACGGCGAAGAGCACGAGGTCAGCGTCGATTTCGCGCGGCGCGCCGACCAAGCCATCTTGATGAAGCTCCATTCGGTCGACGATCGTGATCGCGCCGAGGAGATCCGAGGCGCGCTCATCTGCGTGAAACGAGCCTCGTTCCCCCAGCTGGGCGAGGGCGAGTTCTACACCTGCGACGCGCTCGGGGCCGAGGTGTGGGTCGAGGAGGCCGGGAAGGAGCCCGTGCGCCTCGGGCACGTGAGGGACATCGTGAGCTACCCGAGCGTCGACACGCTGGTCGTGCGCGCCGACGACGGAGGGACCGACTACGAGGTGCCGCTCGTCGCCGCGTTCGTGTCCACGGCGGACGTGGCCCGAGGTCGCTTCGTCGTCGAGACGATGGAGGGGCTCGAGCGGCCGCAGCCGAAGGCCCCGAAGCCCCCCCCGAAGCCCCGCGAGAAGCGGGCGAAGGCGGAGTGA
- the trmD gene encoding tRNA (guanosine(37)-N1)-methyltransferase TrmD, whose protein sequence is MRIDVVTLFPELFEAFARVSFVGRAVATGAAKLRFKSPRDHGLGNHRSVDDTPYGGGSGMVMRVDVLVEALEALEKDGADEARAHRVLLTPQGARFSQAHAKRFAGMNALALVCGRYEGFDERVRHFVDEEVSLGDFVMTGGEVAAMAVIEATVRLLPGVLGNAASVEEESHGDDGLLEYPQYTRPVTFRGLGVPDVLAGGNHKKIKDFRDEERKARTRERRPDLWAAYEARQAALPSPPKRRARAERAVVRPEPEGNDE, encoded by the coding sequence GTGCGGATCGACGTCGTCACGCTCTTCCCCGAGCTCTTCGAGGCCTTCGCGCGGGTATCGTTCGTCGGTCGCGCCGTCGCGACCGGGGCGGCGAAGCTCCGCTTCAAGTCGCCTCGTGATCATGGCCTCGGCAACCATAGGAGCGTCGACGACACGCCCTACGGCGGCGGGAGCGGCATGGTCATGCGCGTCGACGTGCTCGTCGAGGCGCTCGAGGCGCTCGAGAAAGACGGCGCCGACGAGGCACGCGCGCACCGGGTGCTGCTCACGCCTCAAGGGGCGAGGTTCTCTCAGGCCCACGCCAAGCGCTTCGCGGGTATGAACGCGCTGGCCCTCGTGTGCGGTCGGTACGAGGGCTTCGACGAGCGTGTCCGCCACTTCGTCGACGAAGAGGTCTCGCTGGGCGATTTCGTCATGACCGGGGGCGAGGTGGCCGCGATGGCCGTCATCGAGGCGACCGTGCGGCTCCTCCCAGGGGTGCTCGGCAACGCGGCGTCGGTCGAGGAGGAATCCCACGGCGACGATGGGCTCCTCGAGTACCCGCAGTACACGCGCCCCGTGACGTTCCGGGGGCTCGGCGTGCCGGACGTGCTCGCGGGCGGAAACCACAAAAAGATCAAAGACTTTCGTGACGAGGAGCGGAAGGCGCGCACCCGCGAGCGCAGGCCCGATCTGTGGGCCGCGTACGAGGCGCGGCAGGCGGCCCTGCCTTCGCCACCGAAGCGTCGCGCGCGCGCGGAGAGGGCCGTCGTCCGCCCCGAGCCCGAGGGGAACGACGAATGA
- a CDS encoding RNA methyltransferase, with amino-acid sequence MSGEGREVSIALVHHPVLDAQKGIVTSTVTNLDVHDLARSARTFGCSSYFVVHPVDAQLALVERIREHWTVGSSAARIPTRKEALALLRPVRSLADVYASYGGRDGVTVWATAARAPRDTLSFVEARRELEVPGKPVVILFGTAWGLPNELLAEVDALLPPLGAREGRGDGYKHLSVRAACALTLDRLLGER; translated from the coding sequence ATGAGCGGAGAGGGTAGAGAGGTCTCCATCGCGCTCGTGCACCACCCCGTGCTCGACGCGCAGAAGGGCATCGTGACCTCCACCGTCACGAACCTGGATGTCCACGACCTCGCGCGGAGCGCTCGGACGTTCGGGTGCTCCTCGTATTTCGTGGTGCATCCCGTCGACGCGCAGCTCGCGCTCGTCGAGCGCATCCGCGAGCACTGGACCGTGGGATCGAGCGCGGCCCGCATCCCCACGCGAAAAGAGGCGCTCGCGCTCCTCCGCCCGGTGCGGTCCCTCGCCGACGTCTACGCATCGTACGGAGGACGCGACGGGGTGACGGTGTGGGCGACCGCCGCGCGAGCGCCGCGCGACACCCTCTCGTTCGTCGAGGCCCGCCGGGAGCTCGAGGTGCCTGGCAAGCCGGTCGTCATCCTGTTCGGCACCGCGTGGGGGCTCCCGAACGAGCTCCTCGCCGAGGTCGACGCCCTCTTGCCTCCGCTCGGCGCGCGCGAAGGTCGCGGTGACGGGTACAAGCACCTCAGCGTGCGCGCCGCGTGTGCCTTGACCCTCGATCGCCTCCTCGGCGAACGCTGA
- a CDS encoding methyltransferase, which yields MNVTTDIVFGLELDQPARGEGYRVNVDALHLSRFARREGRVAKHAVDLGSGVGTVGLLLLRTGSAARVTLVEREPSMVALCRSNVARNGVSGEARVLEGDVTNPELLLDARADLVVSNPPFSPEGRGRVPRDAVRHAKVGPLEPFVVLARRALAPRGRACFVYPATETVRLFSTLRASGLEPKRIAFVHARLTLPARVVLVEALPGKPGGLVVEPPWTDAELGPGSAA from the coding sequence ATGAACGTCACGACCGACATCGTCTTCGGGCTCGAGCTCGACCAGCCGGCGCGAGGCGAGGGCTACCGCGTCAACGTCGACGCGCTCCACCTTTCGCGGTTCGCTCGCCGCGAGGGGCGCGTCGCGAAGCACGCCGTGGACCTCGGATCGGGGGTCGGCACGGTGGGGCTCCTGCTACTTCGAACCGGCAGCGCCGCGCGTGTCACGCTGGTCGAGCGCGAGCCTTCGATGGTGGCGCTTTGCCGGAGCAACGTCGCTCGGAACGGCGTCTCGGGAGAGGCGAGAGTCCTCGAAGGCGACGTGACGAACCCCGAGCTCCTCCTCGACGCGCGAGCCGATCTCGTCGTCTCGAACCCGCCTTTTTCGCCCGAGGGCCGGGGGCGTGTCCCGCGCGATGCCGTGCGGCACGCCAAGGTCGGCCCGCTCGAGCCCTTCGTCGTGCTCGCGCGGCGGGCGCTCGCCCCGAGAGGGCGCGCCTGTTTCGTGTATCCTGCAACCGAGACGGTGCGGCTCTTCTCGACCCTACGCGCGTCGGGGCTCGAGCCGAAGCGCATCGCGTTCGTCCACGCGCGGCTCACTCTTCCGGCCAGGGTCGTCCTCGTCGAGGCGCTCCCCGGCAAGCCCGGCGGCCTCGTCGTCGAGCCCCCGTGGACCGACGCCGAGCTAGGCCCGGGCAGCGCCGCGTAG